Proteins from a genomic interval of Physeter macrocephalus isolate SW-GA chromosome 21, ASM283717v5, whole genome shotgun sequence:
- the NKAP gene encoding LOW QUALITY PROTEIN: NF-kappa-B-activating protein (The sequence of the model RefSeq protein was modified relative to this genomic sequence to represent the inferred CDS: inserted 1 base in 1 codon), protein MAPVSGSRSPEWEASGSGKSPKPSQSXSPRGCRSRSHSCSRSGDRNGLSHQLSGPSQGSRNQSYRSRSRSRSRERPSAPRSAPFASASSSAYYGGYSRPYGSDKPWPSLLDKEREESLRQKRLSERERIGELGAPEVWGLSPKNPEPDSDEHTPVEDEEPKKSTTSASTSEDEDTKRRAKKSKKKEKKKKRRSKKYKKKKSKKSRKDSSDSSSKESQEEFLENPWKDRSKPEEPSDLIGPEAPKTLASQDDKPLNYGHALLPGEGAAMAEYVKAGKRIPRRGEIGLTSEEIASFECSGYVMSGSRHRRMEAVRLRKENQIYSADEKRALASFNQEERRKRENKILASFREMVYRKTKGKEDK, encoded by the exons ATGGCTCCGGTGTCTGGCTCCCGCAGCCCGGAGTGGGAGGCCTCGGGCTCTGGGAAGAGCCCTAAGCCCAGCCAAT TCTCCCCGCGGGGCTGCCGCTCTCGCTCGCACTCTTGCTCTCGGTCCGGGGACCGGAATGGCCTTAGCCATCAACTGAGTGGCCCCAGCCAAGGCTCCCGAAACCAGTCCTACCGCTCCCGCTCGCGGTCACGCTCTCGAGAGCGGCCCTCCGCGCCGCGGAGCGCCCCTTTCGCTTCGGCCTCCTCGTCCGCCTATTATGGCGGCTACTCACGCCCCTACGGGAGCGACAAGCCATGGCCTAGCCTCCTGgacaaggagagggaagagagccTGCGGCAGAA GAGattaagtgagagagagaggattgGAGAATTGGGAGCTCCTGAAGTATGGGGACTTTCTCCAAAGAATCCAGAACCAGA cTCTGATGAACATACACCAGTAGAGGATGAAGAGCCAAAGAAAAGCACCACTTCAGCTTCTACTTcagaag ATGAAGATACAAAAAGGAGAgcaaaaaaatccaagaaaaaggaaaagaagaagaaacgcAGATC gaagaaatataagaaaaagaagtctaAGAAGAGCAGAAAAGATTCCAGTGATTCAAGTTCTAAAGAGTCCCAAGAAGAGTTTCTGGAGAATCCCTGGAAGGATCGATCAA AGCCTGAAGAACCCTCAGATTTGATTGGCCCAGAGGCTCCCAAAACACTTGCTTCTCAAGATGATAAACCTTTGAA CTATGGCCATGCTCTGTTACCTGGTGAAGGTGCAGCTATGGCTGAATATGTAAAAGCTGGAAAACGTATCCCACGAAGAGGTGAAATTGGCTTGACAAGTGAAGAAATTGCATCATTTGAATGCTCGGGTTACGTAATGAGTGGTAGCAG GCATCGCCGAATGGAGGCTGTGCGTCTGCGAAAAGAGAACCAGATCTATAGTGCTGATGAGAAGAGAGCCCTTGCATCCTTTAACCAAGAAGAGAGacgaaagagagaaaacaagattcTGGCCAGTTTTCGAGAGATGGTATACAGAAAAACTAAAGGGAAAGAGGACAAATAA